In a single window of the Coffea eugenioides isolate CCC68of chromosome 3, Ceug_1.0, whole genome shotgun sequence genome:
- the LOC113766843 gene encoding pectinesterase 2-like gives MSLNLALERAVHAQENTNNLGSKCQNEREKAAWEDCLELYESTIVKINKTVDPYTKCNAVEAQTWLSTALTNLETCKQGFIELGVADHLVPLMSNNVSCLISNTLSLNKVGYNEPSYKEGFPTWVTPGDRKLLQSSSPTPNAVVAQDGSGNFKTVAAAVAAAATRSGNGRYVIHVKAGTYKENVEIGTKLKNIMLVGDGIGKTIITGSNSVGGGTTTFKSATVAVVGDGFIAQGITFRNTAGPQNHQAVALRSGSDLSVFYQCSFEGYQDTLYVHSDRQFYRECDVYGTVDYIFGNAAVVFQNCNLYSRNPPNKINTITAQGRTDPNQNTGISIHNSRVTAASDLKPAQSSVKTYLGRPWQQYSRTVFMKTFLDGLIDPAGWLPWSGNFALDTLYYGEYANTGPGSSTANRVNWKGYHVITSATEASKFTVGNFVAGNSWLQATNVPFTSGL, from the exons ATGTCACTCAATCTTGCCTTAGAACGTGCCGTGCATGCCCAAGAAAACACCAATAATCTCGgctcaaaatgtcaaaatgagcGTGAAAAGGCTGCGTGGGAAGATTGCTTAGAGCTATATGAAAGCACCATTGTCAAGATTAACAAAACTGTTGATCCTTACACCAAGTGCAATGCAGTTGAAGCACAAACTTGGCTCAGCACAGCACTCACCAATCTTGAGACCTGCAAACAAGGGTTCATTGAGCTTGGTGTTGCTGATCATCTTGTGCCCTTGATGTCAAACAATGTCAGTTGTTTGATTAGTAACACTTTATCCCTAAACAAAGTGGGATATAATGAGCCAAGTTACAAGGAGGGGTTCCCAACTTGGGTGACTCCGGGCGACAGGAAACTCTTGCAGTCTTCATCTCCAACACCAAATGCTGTGGTAGCTCAAGATGGTTCGGGCAACTTTAAGACGGTTGCTGCAGCTGTAGCTGCTGCAGCGACACGATCGGGTAATGGAAGGTATGTGATACACGTAAAGGCTGGAACGTATAAGGAAAATGTGGAGATTGGAACTAAGTTGAAGAATATCATGTTGGTTGGTGATGGTATTGGAAAAACTATTATCACGGGAAGCAACAGCGTTGGCGGTGGTACCACCACTTTCAAATCTGCAACAGTTG CGGTTGTTGGTGATGGATTCATTGCTCAAGGAATTACATTTAGGAACACAGCCGGACCTCAAAATCACCAAGCAGTAGCTCTTCGATCTGGTTCCGATCTCTCTGTTTTCTACCAGTGCAGCTTTGAAGGCTATCAAGATACCCTTTACGTCCACTCCGACAGACAATTTTACAGGGAATGCGATGTTTATGGAACTGTTGACTACATATTCGGAAATGCTGCTGTCGTTTTCCAGAATTGCAATCTTTATTCAAGAAATCCTCCGAACAAGATAAACACTATCACAGCACAAGGTAGAACCGATCCCAACCAAAACACTGGAATATCTATCCACAATTCCAGAGTTACAGCTGCATCGGATTTGAAGCCAGCGCAGAGCTCAGTCAAGACATATCTTGGAAGGCCATGGCAACAATATTCAAGAACGGTGTTTATGAAAACATTTCTTGATGGTTTAATTGATCCAGCTGGTTGGCTGCCCTGGAGTGGTAATTTTGCTCTAGATACCTTATACTACGGAGAATATGCTAATACAGGGCCTGGTTCGTCAACTGCAAACAGGGTAAACTGGAAGGGGTATCACGTGATAACTAGTGCAACAGAGGCTTCTAAATTCACAGTCGGAAACTTCGTTGCCGGCAATTCTTGGTTGCAAGCCACCAATGTGCCTTTCACTTCTGGTCTCTAA